From Nitrospiria bacterium, the proteins below share one genomic window:
- a CDS encoding SBBP repeat-containing protein — protein sequence MAYGGLPQNFIPNMGQLNPRVKFYEKGGGHAAFFTKGGVDLTLYNGDPFSVSHPVPSWLRLTPLGAQKNPEIVGEGLQKGRVNYLIGHDPRKWRTGLPIYRAVVYKEIYPGIDMKFYGGDRQLEYDIGVKPGADPSRIRLSFEGARGLRLAENGDLRILIDGGEIVQKKPRVYQEIDGRRREVPGKFTLLGPQPAARGPKYIYGFDLASYDKNVPLVIDPTLVYSTYLGGSGDEHGYSIAVDASGFAYVSGFTTSADLVPSEYCTGVYDCSFNGGPSDAFVAKVDPSASGSSSLRYLTYLGGSQKEDNGVVAGSIAVDASGDAYVTGVTSSSDFPTTPNAYQSSHQGGFDAFVAKLDPTGSKLLYSTYLGGNRNDTGRSIAIDASGRAYVTGETNSTNLVPPRLCKVAYDCSYVGISTDAFVAKLDPAGSGPAALQYVTYLGGSDLDVGFSIAVDAEGRAVVTGETNSYDFPATPGAFDVTCGTDGFCDDGVTDVFVSKIDPSRPGAASLVYSTFLGGSGFDSSNPVNSLAVDRNGDVYVTGCTASEDYPTTPGAYMNRRAGGCDIFATKLRPDPSGPTPDPSDLLYSTFLGGRSYDDAWGIAVDPAGLVYLTGFTWSKDYPVTPGAVSKKLAGGVGDVFVSILKPDPSGPTPDPSDLLYSTYLGGGGADSAYGIAVDGSGRVFLTGETTSNNFPTSPGGFDRKYHGGYDAFVAELAFPDLTLSDVRFNSGTVRKGESLSVTDTVQNRGPIPAENFQIGYRLSVNTVFGDSDDVVIHETRTIGALAAGKSNTATTSLTIPASTPPNTYHICAGADDSNTVAEKDETNNSRCATATINVQ from the coding sequence TTGGCCTACGGCGGACTGCCGCAAAATTTTATTCCAAACATGGGACAGCTCAACCCCCGAGTCAAGTTTTATGAAAAAGGGGGCGGCCATGCCGCCTTTTTTACAAAAGGAGGGGTTGACCTGACGCTTTACAATGGAGACCCTTTTTCCGTTTCTCACCCGGTTCCGAGCTGGCTCAGGCTCACCCCTCTCGGGGCCCAAAAGAATCCCGAAATCGTGGGTGAAGGACTGCAAAAGGGCCGGGTTAACTACCTTATCGGCCATGATCCCCGAAAATGGCGGACCGGTCTTCCGATCTATCGGGCCGTGGTCTACAAGGAAATTTATCCCGGTATCGACATGAAGTTTTACGGCGGCGACCGGCAACTGGAATACGACATCGGCGTCAAACCCGGGGCGGATCCGTCGAGAATCCGGCTCTCCTTTGAAGGAGCCAGGGGATTGCGGTTGGCCGAGAACGGGGATTTGAGGATTCTGATCGACGGCGGGGAAATCGTCCAGAAGAAGCCGAGGGTCTATCAGGAGATTGACGGTCGGCGCCGGGAGGTTCCGGGAAAGTTCACGCTTCTCGGTCCGCAACCAGCCGCCCGGGGTCCCAAATATATCTACGGATTTGACTTGGCTTCCTACGACAAGAACGTCCCCCTCGTTATTGATCCGACGCTGGTCTATTCCACCTATCTCGGGGGAAGCGGCGATGAGCACGGTTACAGTATCGCGGTGGATGCCTCCGGGTTCGCCTATGTGTCCGGGTTCACGACCTCCGCCGATCTTGTCCCGTCCGAATATTGCACGGGGGTCTATGACTGCTCGTTCAACGGCGGTCCGTCGGATGCTTTCGTGGCCAAGGTCGATCCTTCGGCGTCGGGGTCTTCCTCCCTCCGATACCTCACCTACCTGGGCGGGAGTCAAAAGGAGGACAACGGGGTCGTTGCCGGAAGCATCGCGGTCGATGCCTCGGGCGACGCCTACGTGACCGGGGTCACCTCCTCCTCGGACTTTCCGACCACCCCCAATGCCTATCAATCCTCCCATCAGGGAGGGTTCGACGCCTTCGTGGCGAAGTTGGATCCCACCGGTTCGAAGCTTCTTTACTCGACCTACCTGGGGGGAAACCGTAACGATACGGGTCGCAGCATCGCGATCGACGCTTCGGGCCGCGCGTATGTGACGGGCGAGACCAACTCCACAAATTTGGTGCCCCCAAGACTGTGCAAAGTCGCCTACGACTGCTCTTATGTCGGCATTTCCACCGACGCCTTTGTGGCCAAGCTCGATCCCGCCGGATCCGGGCCCGCTGCCCTCCAATACGTCACTTATCTGGGAGGGAGCGATCTGGATGTCGGGTTCAGCATCGCGGTCGATGCCGAGGGGCGGGCCGTTGTGACGGGCGAAACGAATTCCTATGATTTCCCCGCGACGCCCGGCGCCTTCGACGTCACCTGTGGCACGGACGGGTTCTGTGACGACGGCGTGACCGATGTGTTCGTCTCAAAGATCGATCCCTCGCGTCCCGGGGCGGCTTCCCTGGTTTACTCCACCTTCCTGGGCGGGAGCGGTTTTGACAGCAGCAATCCCGTGAACAGCCTCGCCGTCGATCGGAACGGGGATGTTTATGTCACCGGCTGTACCGCCTCGGAAGACTACCCGACGACCCCCGGAGCCTACATGAACCGACGCGCGGGAGGCTGCGATATTTTCGCGACGAAGCTCAGGCCCGATCCGTCCGGACCGACGCCCGATCCCTCCGATCTTCTCTATTCGACCTTCCTGGGAGGCCGATCCTACGATGACGCGTGGGGCATCGCGGTGGATCCGGCGGGGCTTGTTTATTTGACCGGTTTCACCTGGTCCAAGGATTATCCCGTCACGCCGGGGGCCGTTTCCAAGAAGCTGGCCGGCGGAGTCGGCGACGTCTTCGTGTCGATCCTCAAACCCGACCCAAGCGGCCCGACCCCCGATCCTTCCGACCTGCTTTACTCGACCTACCTGGGCGGAGGGGGTGCCGATTCGGCCTACGGGATTGCGGTGGATGGCTCGGGGCGGGTTTTTCTGACGGGGGAGACGACCTCCAATAATTTCCCCACGAGCCCGGGAGGGTTTGATCGGAAATACCATGGCGGATATGATGCCTTTGTCGCGGAACTGGCTTTTCCGGACCTGACCCTGTCGGACGTCCGGTTCAATTCAGGGACGGTCCGGAAGGGGGAGAGCCTGTCCGTGACCGACACGGTTCAGAACCGGGGACCGATCCCGGCCGAAAACTTTCAAATCGGGTACCGCCTCTCGGTGAATACGGTGTTCGGGGATTCGGACGATGTCGTGATCCATGAAACTCGAACCATCGGGGCGCTGGCGGCGGGGAAGAGCAACACCGCGACGACAAGTTTAACCATTCCCGCGTCCACCCCGCCCAACACCTACCATATCTGCGCCGGCGCGGACGATTCCAACACCGTGGCGGAAAAGGATGAGACCAACAATTCCCGTTGCGCCACCGCGACGATTAACGTTCAGTAA